DNA sequence from the Methanolobus psychrophilus R15 genome:
AGAGTGGTAGCTCTGTGTTTTACACATTCCGCCTGGATATGTTTTTAATCTACAGAGCCTAAAACCTTTCACTCAATAATATATGTTACCTGGACTGACATTGAAACAGTGGACTCTCCCGGCTGGATGGGGGTGGAAACTGCAGCTTCATCTCTTGCTTCCTGTGGTGTTGAGTAATATATCCTTGAATCGGTGCTGTCGCTTATGGATGCTGTCTGCACACCCACTATCTCAACACCCAGGCTTCCGGCAAGCATATTGGCTTTTGATGCAGCATCAGCAACTGCTGCATTTACAAGCTCCTCACGAAGATCCTTTTGCATCTCAGTGGATACTGAAAAGGAAATACCCCCGATCTGGTTGGCTCCGGCTGCTGTGGATCTGTCAATGATGTCGCTAAGCTTATCGAGCATAGTGGTCGTGACCTGCACATTATTGGAAGCTGAATAAGCTATAATTGTCGGCCTTCCATCATAGCTGTACACGGGATACACGGAAACATAGGACGTCTGGATCTCCTTTTCCGGCAACCCGAGGGCCTTGAGCTCTGCGACCACAGCACTCATCAGGGCCGCATTCTCATCGGCAGCTCCCTTTGCTGTTGAGTTCTGGACCACAACACCAATACTCAATGTTGCAGTATCAGGCACAGCTTTTTTCTCAGCGTACCCGTTCATGTAAATAGTATTCTCCATATTCCTGTCCGATACAGTCTGTGAACTAGCAAATAGCGCTGCTGCCATCAATACCAGGGCAATTGAAAGAGCAAGGACAAGATCGTATGATCTATCGCTCGAATTTCCTTGTGACAAATTGTGCACTCCATTTTTGGTTCATTTTATAGTACATTTAATGGGTGTAATATTCATTTGTATTGCTATCCGTGTTTATAGTCTTATCCCGGCTCCGCAGGAAATTCTTGAAACAGGCGCACTTGCCTGGATATTTCTTGGATATAGTATCTATGCACAATCTGAATGGAAGCATATTATCGTACCTTTTTCAGATTATCATGTCTATTGAATATTATCATGGGTATTGATTATTGCATTGGCTTTGTTTTATATACAGCAAGTTAACTCTGTTAATACGCAGGTAAAAAGCTCTGCAGGAGACAAACGTTGGATCTAAAAGAGGAGATAAGAGCCAAAGTTATGGAAAAAGGATTCCAGCTTTTTGGTGTATCGGACATAAAAAAGCTTGAGGATGTAGATTTCCCGCCAGGCCGCGGACTTGTAAAGCCATCTGAATTTATGGCTGATGCAAAATCCCTTGTCGTTATGGGAATGGTTATCTGGGACGAGGGCATGAACTCTGCGATAAGCACGCCCGGAACGGGTGATTTCAGCGGAGGGGAAGCCGAATATTATAACCTCTACTACGAAACTGTGGAAACCCGTGCATGGAGGCTGGCCCAATGGCTTTGGGATGACAAGGATATCAAAGCGATCCCAACTCATTCAGTGCATGTGAAAGTTGCAGCGCATCTTGCAGGGCTTGGATTCATAGGTCATAACACCCAAGTGATAACGCCTGAATATGGTCCAAGGGTACGCTGGATTGCTTTGCTCACCACGGCTGAGCTAACACCGGACGAGCCTTTCCCAAGGGATCTGTGTGCGGAGCAGCCTCTGTGCCAGAAAGAGTCCTTATGCGTGAAATCATGT
Encoded proteins:
- a CDS encoding outer membrane protein; the protein is MSQGNSSDRSYDLVLALSIALVLMAAALFASSQTVSDRNMENTIYMNGYAEKKAVPDTATLSIGVVVQNSTAKGAADENAALMSAVVAELKALGLPEKEIQTSYVSVYPVYSYDGRPTIIAYSASNNVQVTTTMLDKLSDIIDRSTAAGANQIGGISFSVSTEMQKDLREELVNAAVADAASKANMLAGSLGVEIVGVQTASISDSTDSRIYYSTPQEARDEAAVSTPIQPGESTVSMSVQVTYIIE